Genomic DNA from Deltaproteobacteria bacterium:
TTGCTCGTGATGCCGACGGTTGCTCCGGAGGGCAAGGCATTGCCCCTCGTGGAGAATCCAACGCCCGAGGAGTACTTCCGATTGGGCTGGAGGCACCACTGGAACTGCGCTCCCTTTAACATAACGGGACACCCGGCTATGAATGTACCGTGCGCAAAGTCAGACGGGCTTCCCATAGGAATGATGCTCATCGGGCGGCAGTTCGGTGATGCAACCGTACTTCGTGGCGCTCACGCTTTTCAGTCCTTGGGCCGGTACGGGTGACCCTGGTTTCACCCCAGGCATTGCTCCAGCCGGATTCCCCGGCATCCTTGCCGGGAAGGAATGGCTGCATCAACGTAACCCGGGATGGCAGAGGGCAAAAGAGGCGAGAAAAAGCTTGACAGCCGACCCGCTACTAGGGTAGCAGTAACTAGCGCCTTCGGATCGATTCAACGAGGGGATTCGTTGAAAGAGATCAAGAACATACTGGTTCCCATCGACCTTTCGGACATATTGAGCCCCTGTGTGACTTACGGTCTGGAACTGGCACGGAGATTCGGCGCGAGGCTCCACCTGCTCTATGCAGTCCACGAGCCTGGAGAGGCCTCAGGCTTTTCCACGCCCCACGTGGCCATGGATAGGGTTCATGAAGAGGCCAAGAGACGTGCAGACAGGCAGCTTCGCCTTTACGCCGCCTCAAACCTGGGAGATTTCTCGGACTTCGTAACAGCCGTGAGAATCGGTTCTCCCCACTCTGTCATCAACCAGTACGCCGACAAGGAGGGCATCGATCTCATCGTCATGGGGGTGAAACGCAGGGGAAGGCTCGCCCAGGCCCTCTCCCAAAAGACCACCAACAGGGTCCTGGAGAGCTCGGCCAAGCCCGTCCTCCGTCTGGTCATCTCAAGTTGAGCCCTCCGGCTCACTCCCATCATGCAGCAGTGCAACATAGCTGCCCAGAGGAACACCGAGTGCTTCACTTATGGGACGGCATTTGGCTTTTAGAAGATAGAAGACCTTCTTCTTGAGAGGAAGCTCGCCCAGACATTCGTAATTGGCCTGGCCTTTTGAAAAGACCAGATCACATCCCTCGAGTTCTTTACGGAAGACCGCCGAAAGTGAAGGCAGATCCAACAGGGCCCCTGTGCCGGTCGACAGGGCACCGGGAATTTGTGGCAGCAAACCGTTTCTTTCGAGGTCAGCCCAGGTCAGATCATTGATAAAGGGGTTCTTTTTCACCCCGTAAACGACTCTCACTCCGAGAGAGGTGATTTTTTCCAGCAGAGGAATATCGAAGAACACCTCTCCAGCGTTATCCGCGAGAAAGAGGACGGTTCCATTTGCCGGCGAGCAGAGCAGAGCTCTGGTCCTCTCGATATGGTCGACGGCAAAGCTCAGGTGCCTGCCCTGCTCTTTGACCAGTGTGGCCTCGAGGTCCCGGACATCACGAAAAAAATCGAGGTTATTGCCCAACACGGCCAGTTCAACACAGGATCTGAAATCATCCCCGTACAAGGGCCTGACTCTCTTGAAAATCTCCTCTGCCGCTGCCATCTCCTTCTGTCTGATATCCTCATAGGGATCTGAGTCGCCCGTCAGGCGAGCAACCTCCTCAAGTAGACGCGTGGCGAGCCACGGCGGGCACTTGTCCGGGCGAAAGGCTTCATGGAGCACGGCTAGCCCACGGCGCTTCACTTCGTCATTCAAAGCAGCATCCCGGCCGAGGTTTCTCGAAACCTGATCGAGTATCCTGGCCAGACAGGAAATGCAGTCTCTATGGAGTTTCACAAAGGCTCTCCAATCCAGCACGGTCCGGCGGAAACCGTGCACTCGGAACAGTCCTCGAGCGAACCTCGACGTCTAAGGAGAGGAGCGGAACCGTTGTTCTCCCTGGGTAGGGTACACCCCTATTTGCCGGGAACGGCCGACCGATGGATCAGCCTGCAGATGGGCTCGGCACCCGTAAGGAGTTCCGAGTAGATCGGTATCATCTCCTGATAGACCGCGGTCTGCGCCGCGTTCGGCCTCCAATCCTCGTCTGCGACTACAAAACGCCTGATTGCGTCACCAGGACTCGAGATGGCCCCAACACCCAGTCCTGCTAGAAAGGCCGAACCAATGACCCCGCATTCTGAAGTCCTCAGGTTCTGATAGGGGAGATTCAACACACTGCTCTTGATCTGGTTCCACACAGGACTCCGGCTTCCACCTCCCACGCCCCGTACGGTGACCACCTTCAACTCCGGGTAGAGTCTTGCCACCTGGTTGAGATAGGTGGCATACTCGTAGGCAATCCCTTCCAGGATCGAACGGTAGAAGTGGGCCTTTTTGTGAGAAAAGCCAAAACCCTGCCAGAACCCCCGGTACTCCGGCGCCCCGGGGCAAGCCCTGCCCGCCAGATGAGGGAGAAAGAATAGACCCTCAGATCCCGCAGGGACCTCTTCGGCCTGCCGGTTGAGGGTTTCGAGATCTTCTTCCTGGCCCTGGAAATTCTCCCTGAACCAGTCGAGGCACATGCCGCCCCCGTTGATGTACGCATATGCGTAGTAGATGCCCGAGAACGCGGATCGTGATGTCATCAGCGTGCGGCTTAGGGTATCAGGCCTGAACGAGTCTACGCAGATGGAAAAGACCGAGGCCGTCCCGGCCACGTCAAACGCCTGGCCGGGCTCGATGACTCCGGCCCCTGTCATACTCGCGATGGTGTCTCCGCATCCGGCGATGATAGGAGTGCCTTCCAGAAGTCCGGTTTGGCGTGCAAACTCCCCGGACACAGTTCCGATCTGTTTCGTGGGGGATACAATCCGCGGGAGTTTCTCCACGGGGAAGGAGAAGACACCCGTCAGATCGGTATTCCACTCGGCCCTGTCCGTTCGCGCAAATCCCGAGAAATGCAGGTAGGTGTAATCGATAAATGCGCCCTCTCCGCTCAGACCCGCAAGCCGCCCCGCGACATAAGCCGACGGCTGGATGAACTTAAAGATCTTCTCGAACACGTCGGGATGCTCCTCTTTCCACCACAACATCTTGGGGCCGTGATTGATGCTCGGATAGCAACCCGTACTGGCCAATATCTCATCGCCGGCCCGCTCGGCCATCAACTGGACGTAAGGGGCGCACCTCGTGTCCAGCCAGGAATCATAGGGCGTGACCGGACGGAAGTCTCGATCGATGCCCAAAATCCCTGCCATCTGGCCGTCAAAGCCGATTCCAAGTATGGTTTCAGGTCTCACTCCGCTTCTCTCGAGCACCCTTTTGATGGTCTTCACGACAGAGGAGACCATCTCATCCGGGTCCTGTTCCATGTGGTCTTTGGCGCGCGATATGAGCTTTGAAGGCTCACTCTCAACACCGAGCAGAGCGCCGGATAGGCTAACAATGCCGGCCCTGGTAGAGGTCGTGCCAACATCAACCCCGATCAGATTTCGGTCTTCCATTCCGGACTCTCCTCCGTCTACGGCCTGCGATCCCTGTCGCCGTGAGTTCCCTGTCGAGTCGGTCTCATCCGTGGGGTTTCAGAACTATTTTCATTGCATTTCCACTCAGGGCCTCCTCAAAAGCCTCATCGGCCCTGGAAAGGGGGTACTCTGCCGAGACGACCCTCATCAGGTCGACCCTTCTTGAAGCCAGGAGTTTCAGCCCGGTTCTGTAGTCGGAATTGGAGCCTCCGCTTACTCCGGTAACAATCAGGTTCCGATAGTGGATGAGATTGGAGTTGACGGTGATCTTGGGCCGCTCAGGGGGGAGCCCTCCAAAAAAACAGATCCGCCCGAAACGGGCAGCCAATTCGACAGACTCCTCCTGGACCGAATGGACCGGACAAGCCGTGATAATAACGTCCGCCCCCTGTCCACGTGTCAGGTCTAAGACGGCCTCCTTGAGGTCGCGCACCTGCGGATTCATCACATGGTCGGCTCCCAGTTGCCTTGCCTTCCCAAGCTTCTCATCGATCAAATCCGAAACCATCACGACACCGGCACCGGTAAGCCTGACCAGCATGAGGTGAAGAAGCCCGATGGGACCCGCCCCAAGAATCAAGACCGCATCCCCCAGGGCGATCCGGCAGGCCGTGACGCCGTTGATGACACACGAGAGGGGTTCGTTCAAGGCGGCTTGCTCGAAGGGAACCCCGTCGGGCAGAACCATCACATTTCCCTGAGAAACCGCAGGGCCCGGTATCTTGACGAACTCGGCATGGGAACCGTCCAGGTTGATGCCAAAGGCCGAATAATCCGGGCACATGTTGGCGCGCCCCTTGATGCACTGGTCGCAGTGGCCGCACCCGATGTTCGGGGCTACCCCGACCCTCTCACCAACATGATAGTTCTTGACCCGTTTGCCCACAGCCTCAATCGTCCCGGAAAACTCATGGCCTAGAACGATCTTCTGTCCTGGTTTGAGCTTGTGATGGCCATGCCGTAGAATCCTGAGATCCGTACCACAGATGCTGGACGCCCGGACTCTTACCAGTATTTCGTCTTCTCCGATCTCGGGAACGGGGATATCCTCTAACCGGAGCTTCCCGCCTTGAGTGTATGTTGCAGCTAGCATTCCATGTCCTTGACTTGACCGAGTCTCACGGGCCGACCGGTCCGAATCGACTCGTTGGCGGCAATCACCGCCTCAACGGCCTTGATCCCGTCCTCTCCGGTCACGGCTGGCTCGCCATCCTTCACTATGGCTTCCACAAAGTGCTCCATCTCCGCGAGGTACGCATCCTTGAACCGATCCCGCCAGCTTCTGAAAGCGGACCCAATGGACGTTCCATCTCTTCTAACCCAGGTCATACCCGACTCCTTGAAATCGCCAACCAGAAGCAGACCATGCTCGCACAGAATCTCCACACGCGCATCATAACCGTAACCTGCCGGGCAGGTTCCGTCGATAGAGCCGAGAGTACCGTCCTTGAGACGAAAATTGACGACGGCGTTGTCATAGAAACCGGGGTAATCCTTTCTCAGGCTATCACACTTGAAGTTTTCGGCCAGGGCATACACCTGATCGTAGTCACTTCCGACCAGCCACCTGACCGTATCGAAATCGTGGCTGTTGACCTCGGCCAACATCCCATTGCTTTGGGATAGATCATAGGTCCAGGCGGGAGGAAGCCCGGGTCCCCTCCCTGTCGACTTGATAATCATGACCCGCCCCAACTCACCGGACTCTATGATCTCCTTTGCCCTAACAAAGGCCGGGTCAAACCGCCGCATGAAGCCCAATTGGAGTTTGACCCCGTTGTCTTTCACCGCAGCGTTTATGGCGGCGCACTCGTCCACCGTGATGGCCATGGGCTTCTCCAACATGATATGTTTGCCCTGTTCGGCCGCATAACAGGCAATCTCGGCATGGGTAAATGTTGGGGTCACCACGACGACTGCATCAATGTCTTTCCCGCTCAACGCTTCCCTGTAGTCCGCATGTCTGCCGGTCACACCGAGGGCTTCACCACTCTCTTTCAGGGACCT
This window encodes:
- a CDS encoding Gfo/Idh/MocA family oxidoreductase, with the translated sequence MDRVRFCLVGTGRAGMVHGINITRRIKNAELVALVDSNERSLKESGEALGVTGRHADYREALSGKDIDAVVVVTPTFTHAEIACYAAEQGKHIMLEKPMAITVDECAAINAAVKDNGVKLQLGFMRRFDPAFVRAKEIIESGELGRVMIIKSTGRGPGLPPAWTYDLSQSNGMLAEVNSHDFDTVRWLVGSDYDQVYALAENFKCDSLRKDYPGFYDNAVVNFRLKDGTLGSIDGTCPAGYGYDARVEILCEHGLLLVGDFKESGMTWVRRDGTSIGSAFRSWRDRFKDAYLAEMEHFVEAIVKDGEPAVTGEDGIKAVEAVIAANESIRTGRPVRLGQVKDMEC
- a CDS encoding zinc-dependent dehydrogenase, which produces MLAATYTQGGKLRLEDIPVPEIGEDEILVRVRASSICGTDLRILRHGHHKLKPGQKIVLGHEFSGTIEAVGKRVKNYHVGERVGVAPNIGCGHCDQCIKGRANMCPDYSAFGINLDGSHAEFVKIPGPAVSQGNVMVLPDGVPFEQAALNEPLSCVINGVTACRIALGDAVLILGAGPIGLLHLMLVRLTGAGVVMVSDLIDEKLGKARQLGADHVMNPQVRDLKEAVLDLTRGQGADVIITACPVHSVQEESVELAARFGRICFFGGLPPERPKITVNSNLIHYRNLIVTGVSGGSNSDYRTGLKLLASRRVDLMRVVSAEYPLSRADEAFEEALSGNAMKIVLKPHG
- a CDS encoding DUF89 family protein; this encodes MKLHRDCISCLARILDQVSRNLGRDAALNDEVKRRGLAVLHEAFRPDKCPPWLATRLLEEVARLTGDSDPYEDIRQKEMAAAEEIFKRVRPLYGDDFRSCVELAVLGNNLDFFRDVRDLEATLVKEQGRHLSFAVDHIERTRALLCSPANGTVLFLADNAGEVFFDIPLLEKITSLGVRVVYGVKKNPFINDLTWADLERNGLLPQIPGALSTGTGALLDLPSLSAVFRKELEGCDLVFSKGQANYECLGELPLKKKVFYLLKAKCRPISEALGVPLGSYVALLHDGSEPEGST
- a CDS encoding xylulose kinase, which translates into the protein MEDRNLIGVDVGTTSTRAGIVSLSGALLGVESEPSKLISRAKDHMEQDPDEMVSSVVKTIKRVLERSGVRPETILGIGFDGQMAGILGIDRDFRPVTPYDSWLDTRCAPYVQLMAERAGDEILASTGCYPSINHGPKMLWWKEEHPDVFEKIFKFIQPSAYVAGRLAGLSGEGAFIDYTYLHFSGFARTDRAEWNTDLTGVFSFPVEKLPRIVSPTKQIGTVSGEFARQTGLLEGTPIIAGCGDTIASMTGAGVIEPGQAFDVAGTASVFSICVDSFRPDTLSRTLMTSRSAFSGIYYAYAYINGGGMCLDWFRENFQGQEEDLETLNRQAEEVPAGSEGLFFLPHLAGRACPGAPEYRGFWQGFGFSHKKAHFYRSILEGIAYEYATYLNQVARLYPELKVVTVRGVGGGSRSPVWNQIKSSVLNLPYQNLRTSECGVIGSAFLAGLGVGAISSPGDAIRRFVVADEDWRPNAAQTAVYQEMIPIYSELLTGAEPICRLIHRSAVPGK
- a CDS encoding universal stress protein gives rise to the protein MKEIKNILVPIDLSDILSPCVTYGLELARRFGARLHLLYAVHEPGEASGFSTPHVAMDRVHEEAKRRADRQLRLYAASNLGDFSDFVTAVRIGSPHSVINQYADKEGIDLIVMGVKRRGRLAQALSQKTTNRVLESSAKPVLRLVISS